Genomic DNA from Mobula birostris isolate sMobBir1 chromosome 21, sMobBir1.hap1, whole genome shotgun sequence:
CTGTCCATGTATCTTTATTGTTACATCAGATTGTGACACACTTTCCATACTCTGTATTCTCATTTAAAAGATGCACAGCAAAGTCACTGCTGATTTTCTCCTCATGATCCCTGAAGCATAATTATATTACTAAAACCACTTGATATTTAATTATTGACACCATACCTATATTAAATAAATTCACTTTATTGATGGGACTTTGAAAATGTCTTGGTCTTTAATAAATTACATTTGACTTGTAAAACATCAGTTAAAGTTGTAGACATTATAGGGTCTGTTTATCAAACCTCTACTCACATGCTTACAGCCCTAACTTCCTTGCAGATTGTATGAGGCGGAAATTGAAGAGATTGACCAGGAGAATGGTACGGCTGCCATCACCTTTACTGGATACGGTAATGCCGATGTGCTTCCTTTGGCCAACTTGAAACCTGTTGAAGAAGGAAATGATAGTGAAGAGCTGGGCGGCGACAAACCCAAATCAAAGTGAGTTCAGGCATTCAGATAAGTGTGTATTATTGTTGAAATTAAAACATACTTCTAGTTTTAAATGCATGGGAAATTCAGTACCATGTTAAGATATTTTGCTGTGGATTATTTGCAGGAAAGAAATGGTTGCCCAGCAGAGGGAGTACAAGAAGAAGAAAGCTTTGAAAAAGGCCCAGAGAATGAAGGAGCTTGAACAGGAACGAGAGGAACAAAAAGTAAAATGGCAGCAATTTAATAACAGAGCTTATTCTAAGAACAAAAAGGGACAGGTATGTATAAAGTATGCATACTTCTGAATGTCCTGCCTTTTTGTGCcatattttcttttctctttgccccagaaagtttaaagggagcacaGGAAACAGCCAGTTGACAAACCATTGAGATTTACAAATAGAACAGTGGATTAAAGGATTTTTGTTACATGTTACTGCCAGTTTAGATttggtgcgtgtttgtgtgtgggcaGGGGATAGAGTTTATATTGGATGTGTGGTGATGGATGACATAAACTCGTCAAATTTTATCCATTTATCTATCTTACAAGCCTCTCTGAAACTTTGTACTTTGGGCTGTAGACTACCTAAAGAGTTTGGTTTTTAAtatcaaacagaaaatgctggaaactgggTGGGTCAGGCAGTAAATTTGGAAATAATTGATATTTCTGTTTTAGCTAAAAAGCAGGTGGTCACAATTCATCTCAACATTCTACACTATCCTTTAGAGTGCTAGATGAAAATTTGCTTCCAAATTCAGTGAATATTGTGATTTTCATAGTAAAGGTGCTGCATAAATGGCAATAGAAAACGGTTTCCCCTCTGTACTGTGAAATACAGGTTATAAAAAATGTTTTGACGCTGCCCCACCCAATCATGCTCAATGGCTTTGTGATATTATGGCCTGTTTAGACCTCAGATTAATTATTCACTTAATTGggacataaagtttcataaggtgtggggacctttgaatattttcataactcTTTAGGGtaagtttatcctttttttttgtatgcTACAATCCCTTTCAGCTTTTTTGTAAGTTATATGGGTTTTTGTTCTGAATTACATTATACTTCTGGTAGTCGGCATTATACttttttcctatatatatttatagttctctggggttgaatgctctgattaattttttttcctttatatGCATTAATGGTTGGcctgggtttttttttctgtgggaggttggggtggatACTAATTTTACATAATTCTCCTGGGTGCTTTTTcttattgttatgaattacatATTGGATTTGTTTCGCACTGTATAAATCTGCATTTTGTTGGTTTTTTCCCTGTAGTTACACTGTAGAAATgcataaaaattaatttaaaaaatgtttCCTTCTAATACAATTTACCACTAAATGGTAATGCAATAACTTGCTGCTCAGTTGTGATATAGTACTGTAACAATACTACTTTTTTTGGTTATTATTTCAGACAATTCTCAACTGTTAAACTGTTAAAGATTTGCCTTGGGTGCCTACCAGgtgtccaagatcaatctaaatgAAGTGCTAAAAGTTTAGTTTGAATTCATGTGTTATAGTGAAGATATGCCTATATTTATATTGCCATTTTAGCCTGATGTTCCCATTTTACCAGACCATGGTTAAATACAAAATAGAAATGATCAAAATTGAAACTATTGCCACCTAATTGCCAGTAAGTTTTTAAAACTGTTTGCAAGCAATTTGTATTAATTCACCCTTTATTGTTATAAAGGTaaagaaaagcatttttgcttcacCGGAAAGCGTGACTGGAAAAGTTGGAGTTGGCACATGTGGTATAGCAGACAGACCGATGACTCAGTACCAAGACACATCCAAGTATAATGTGCGGCATCTTATGCCGCAGTAACTAGTATCTGTGTAAAATATTTGCAGAATAATTTTTTTTGTCAATGTTGTAATACATTAGTGCACTTTTAATAGCTTTTTTTGGCAACTTCATTTGGTGTATTGGCACAAAGTTATAGCTGTGTGATATTAGGTCTATATGAGAAAGTTAATGTGTATAGTTACCATCTATTACTGAGGCAGGTGGAGAATTTGATAATTCAATCTTCCTATTTGAGGAAGAATAATTTTTACAATTTTGCTTTTTTTGTAAGTATAATTGGGCAATtttaacaaataaaaataatctaAAATCTTTCTGGTGTTTTCTAATTTAAGATCTGTTTGAGTGGAACAAATTTTGAGTACCGTCATAATGTCTCCTATGCTGGTTTTTAAGTTTAACAATTGTACAACGTCTTCATTAAAGGAACAAATGGAAATTGCATCTTTGTACTCCCAGAACAATACTTACTATCAGAGTAGTGGTTTGTCTGAATGAAATTATTTCCCCATTGGTTATAGGTGCTATGATAGCAGAGGCTGCCTTTCATTAGAGGAATGAtgttttattattgtaatttttgCCATTGAAAAATGGAAGGAATAAGTCTGTAATTCAAAAGTGGTAAGACATAAAGAGGTTTGATTTCAATTTTGGTATTGAGGCTGGGGTAGGCATGATTCTAATTCTAAGTTTATATGGCAACTGAATTTAACCTCATGACTGAGGTTTGAGTTCAGCTGCTGATTTTATGTGCAGAGAATAATCTGCATTTAACAATTAAGAGTGGTGGGGGAAAAGCTGGTATCTGCTTTGGAACTTCTCTTTTTGCTAGCAAGTTATTGGATAATTAATTGAGTGGTTTATATCATCACTGCCAAAATTTAAATACCCTTTAGATCACTTGAGTTTGCCATGATACAGAACAAACCTGTTGAAAGGTATTGTTGATTTCGTTGATTTGTTTAGCAAATTAAATCATGATGCTGTTTACAAGTAATGCCAATTTAAGTGAAAGTACCCAAGCAGTAGTTAAGTGTGGAGTGCATGTCTGTTCATCGAAACATTTTCCATTGATTCTGAAATGGTCAATGTTCTGTTTTTACAATTGCCATTTTACTTAATTCTCCATAATGGAATCGTGTCTGATCAGCTTTCCTACGCTGCAGAGAGGATTGTTGGATATCATTCAAATCTACACAAAAACTGACTGCAAATTTCCATATTCCTTGTTTCTTATGGCATTGAAAGGATACGGCCATTGAGACAATCAGGTCATAGCTATCCCATTTCCTCCATAATTTTCTGTTTCtcaactccacccccccccccccacaagattTCACCTCTCTCCAAAATTAAGTACAATTTCCAGTGAGGAAGTAACCTACAAAATTGGGAGTGACAATTGACCAATTCCAAGTTGAAAACATTGGTGAAACCACTGGATAATGTGCACAACTCAATTAATGAAATTCATTATTTCACAAAAAAGTTTTATTTTAAGCTTTATACAAGAGGTACACAAGAGCTTTCTCTACAAACAAGAGTAAGTTTAGGGAACAAGTGCGATGTTTGTTTCAACCAGCAGCAACTCTGTTTTTACAAGTTGTGTATTTGTGCTGTAAATGGACAACTTACcttaaaacaatgtccccttTTGTTTTCCCTTGCATCACCTTCTACTTCAGAATTGCTACAAGCCTTAATTTGTATACATTTGCAGCATGTGATTTAGGTGAGAAATTAATATCAGTAATTAACTGTTAAACCATACATAGCACCTATACTATAACAATAGTGCCATTTTGGTTTCTATCACAATGGATATTGCAGTATATTTAATACTGCTCATTTCATGTGATTTGAAAACACATCCTGTTACTATCCACTAACAGCTATTGCCATATGCTAAAATCTGGATTTGAGCACCCTTTCCTTCATTCATGGGAGAGTTTTGGATTAGGTTTTAAATATCCAGTTAGAATGCTGGGTTTTAGAATCAACCATGGCCAGATGCAAAGAGATGTAAATTAATGAATATATAGCAGAAGTGAATGGAGTGCAGGTGCTGTTGATTTCGGGTGAATTTCCTCCTGCTGGTATAAAAGCCAAAGTATTTTCTGGAGCTAATTTTAAAGATGAGCCTTAACAAATAATATCATATTAATGTAACTTAATGGGGTTAAAAGCCAGTGATGTGAGgtatattttattttacttttcatCTTTCTGAAGTAAGAGCCAAATTATATAAGTGCACAATAAATTCATGTTATAACCACTAAGATAAAAACTGTTCTAGATTATGGAAACCACAAAGCTCGAGTTGGTTCAGCGACAGATGCATGCCAAGATGTATGCAAGCATGTAAGCCAAGATGTGACCCAGTCAGTACAAATATGTAACAAAATTGAGGCAAAAAGATGTGTTTGACCTTGAGGGTGAGGTCAAAAATCATTGTAGTTATTCAAAGAGGAGGCAGTAGTTGATCTAGTTAACAAGAACAATTCTGCAGTAACTAAATATatggtattttttaaaaaattgcagtaCATGGTATTTAAGTTCCCATGCTTCCACATACCTTGCTGTCCTATTTGACTTCATTGAAAATTCATTTAATCATTGAAAATTGAATTGATAAAATTGATTCAATTTCACACTAAGCCAGTCTTTGTCATGACAGACAAGATCAATTTGAGGATCTGAATTGTTTAACTAAGAATTCTTATATTTCAGTCAAATATGTACCATTTTGCTTTTAACTATCATAAAATGGCTCTGTGTTTAGATTTTTTTCCACCTCAACTGAGAATGCAAAATGGTTTATACTGACTGACTTGAATCCTATGCTTTTCCCTTGCAGCTTCTAGAGATTCTAAGTGCATTTCTGCTCAAGAATGTGTCAGAAAGACACCAATAAGTCAAATGATCATGTGTTACCAGTTGCTTTTAATAATCAACTAGATTTGTATATAGAAGGAAGAGTTAATAAAATCAGTATATTGAGCACTGGAGAAGCTCTGTATAACATTAGATACTTAAACAAAGCTACGTATCTTGATAAATAACTTGGACTGAATGAGCGAAGTTGTACCTGCATTAAGATGGGCATCTGCCATTGGGGTAATAAATTTGATCTCACCCCTAATACAGAATGAGACTAGTTTGGTTTACTACACCAGGCTAAATTCAGGACCAATTCTCAGTGTTAATGCTTTCAGACATTAAAGAACAAAAGTGTATGCCTTCATTGTTTCAGGCATTCTCTGCAAAAAAAATATAGCTCTACAGTAAAACCTGGAAGATATTTTGTAGAACAAAAAATGTTAAGGAAAATGCTATAATGTATTTTATGTACAGATTTCTTCAGTCATTGTAATTTGACAGCTGGCAGAAATTGAAAAAAGCTTACAGGTGAAATCCTCCTGGAAGGAGAGAAATATCTACTGAGATCCTTTACAATGATGTAATTGAGGGTCATACACATCAGCCCGGATAATACACCATTCATGT
This window encodes:
- the smndc1 gene encoding survival of motor neuron-related-splicing factor 30 → MSDELAKQLASYKAQLQQVEAALSTDAENEDLLKLQKDLQEVIELTKDLLSNQPSVATANADSSANSVSSHKWKTGDKCMAIWNEDGQLYEAEIEEIDQENGTAAITFTGYGNADVLPLANLKPVEEGNDSEELGGDKPKSKKEMVAQQREYKKKKALKKAQRMKELEQEREEQKVKWQQFNNRAYSKNKKGQVKKSIFASPESVTGKVGVGTCGIADRPMTQYQDTSKYNVRHLMPQ